One genomic region from Thunnus maccoyii chromosome 16, fThuMac1.1, whole genome shotgun sequence encodes:
- the sdsl gene encoding serine dehydratase-like, with amino-acid sequence MDEHFHVNTPLLESVTMSKLVGTTVYLKMENSQPSGSFKIRGIGHLCQQLATQSKGVVCASGGNAGMAAAYAARKMGVPATIVLPSSSPQVVVHRLQDQGATVNITGKVWDDANAEALRLAETEGLTYVPPFDHPLLWQGHASVITESAACLGPSVKPGAVLVSVGGGGLLCGVIQGLKDVGWMDVPVVAMETEGADCFNAAVKAGKLVTLDDITSEAKCLGAKTVCKKAFEYSQCSELTIISELVTDQQALHAVETFLDEERVLVEMACGAALAAVYSGVIRRLQDEGRLPTLLGPLLVIVCGGSSVDMKQLSHLKHKLQC; translated from the exons ATGGATGAGCATTTCCACGTGAACACGCCACTGCTGGAGAGCGTCACGATGTCCAAACTGGTGGGAACCACCGTCTATCTGAAGATGGAGAATTCACAGCCCTCCGGCTCCTTCAAGATCCGCGGCATCGGACACCTCTGCCAGCAG CTCGCCACACAGTCCAAAGGAGTTGTCTGCGCTTCAG GTGGTAACGCAGGTATGGCTGCAGCCTATGCAGCCAGAAAAATGGGTGTACCAGCCACCATCGTACTTCCCTCTTCATCTCCTCAGGTGGTGGTCCACAGACTTCAGGATCAGGGTGCTACTGTCAACATTACAGGCAAG GTTTGGGATGATGCGAATGCAGAAGCTCTCAGACTGGCAGAAACTGAAGGACTGACATATGTTCCTCCATTTGATCATCCTCTCCTGTG GCAGGGCCACGCCAGTGTGATCACAGAGTCTGCAGCCTGTCTGGGTCCCAGTGTGAAGCCTGGAGCAGTGCTGGTGTCTGTGGGCGGAGGAGGGCTCCTCTGCGGGGTCATCCAGGGCCTAAAGGATGTAGGTTGGATGGATGTACCTGTCGTTGCCATGGAGACAGAGGGGGCCGACTGTTTCAATGCTGCAGTCAAGGCGGGGAAGTTGGTCACCTTGGATGACATCACCAG TGAGGCTAAATGTCTCGGAGCAAAGACAGTTTGCAAGAAAGCGTTTGAATACAGCCAGTGCAGCGAGCTGACGATCATTTCTGAACTGGTGACTGATCAGCAGGCTCTGCACGCTGTCGAAACATTCCTGG ATGAGGAGCGTGTGCTGGTTGAGATGGCGTGTGGAGCAGCACTGGCAGCTGTCTACAGTGGAGTTATACGCAGATTACAGGATGAAG GTCGTCTGCCGACTCTCTTAGGCCCCCTGCTGGTGATAGTGTGTGGAGGCAGCAGTGTTGACATGAAGCAACTGTCCCACctcaaacacaaactgcagtgTTAA